The sequence below is a genomic window from Glandiceps talaboti chromosome 14, keGlaTala1.1, whole genome shotgun sequence.
cacacacgtatatatatatatatatatatatatatatatatatatatatatatatatatacatcaacatctcctgacgagtgatttactcacgaaacaggcttgtagagacgaaaaacccgacttgattttcttctaccctcaacatatatatatatatatatatatatatatatatataacttggtgagtatcaatctgctaagaaagtgctctataccgcagtggcagagcgtaactatatatatatatatatatatatatatatatatatatatatatatatatatatatatatatatatatatatatatatatatatatataagcactgtcttagcagattgatactcaccgagttatatatatatatatatatatatatatatatatatatatatatatatatatatatatatatatatatatatatatatatatatatatatatatatatttaatggatggatggatgtattaACTCAGCCCAAGTCATGTGTGTAACCTTTGCTTTTGGGTAGGTCCTGAAGTCAACTGATGTGAAAACATAATAAGGTTCCCCCTGATTGAACTACTCATATAAGTCTAcattataataattaaaaaGTCAAATCTTCCCAAACAGGACAATATCATTTCTGTACACTATAAATACgtctatttatttttatgtgacTGTATAAGGTGCATTATATGCAGAGACTGCCTGTATATACAGCTTTACGATCCATTTCAGATTGAACTGGCAATAACTGGCATGGATGTTACACTTACCAGTGAAGATTCCATAAATGACGTACACTTGGCCTATGTTTGTTGTGAATGAGGTTATTAATAGTCCCACTGATGTACAAACACCACTGATTGCCATCACTCTACGGTGGCCATATTTCTTCATGAATGCGGTGGTTAAAGGGTAGGTGATGAGTGCTGTACTCAAATATATTGAACCTATCAATGCTGTAATATAAAATGGgttatttattacattattattattattattattttaattcaatcaatcgatcaagcATTACATTAAATTAGTTTATATTATACGTACATCACACCCTTCGACACCCTTTAAAGATAAATCTGTCGTTCACACAAATTATTGCCAATATGACAATTTCCGGTTTTATTAAATGGGAAACGTTAATTTCATTACAGATggcgttattacaaatattggcaattattacaaatgtcggttgtagaAGGCGCTCACTCCATGAACAACACAATCGAAAATAAAGTTTGATATACGAAGGAATTATAGGTAAAATAAGCAAATGAATCGTGTTGAACTACTACCAATGAATTGAAAGTGTACTAACCTAGCAGCTAATTTATAAACTATGAAAACGTAACCATGACTGTGTGCACTTTAAACGTGTACTCTTCTAGATTAGACTATTGTATAGAATATCGAAGTTCACACCTGGCCATGCAGGAACATTGACAAATCATGTTGCAAACCTAGCCTGCCTATAGATTTTAAATCAAGACTCCGATATGCTTGCTCTCACATTTACATGTGCTCGTGAAGTTGATATATCACAAAGAACTACGTCAAGAGGCCATTTAGACCTAACAGCGAGTTACTATAATACGTACTGTATAGCTATTCGACCTCACAGTTGTAGTTCTCTGTGATGAAGCAGTTTCATCTGTGGCTGTTCCTAATAATAACTAACCTATAGGAATCCCAAATCTTTAGCCAGTATATGGAGAGCCTATCTTATTACATAAGGAAGTATCAACCATGTGGATAACGCATGCATACACCATACCTGTATTTGCTTTGGATGCTCCGAAGGCATCAAGAAACTCTACGTACAGTACACCAAAGGAAAGGGTCTGTCCACCAATAATAAAGAAAATCATGAAAGCGCCGAATGTCACTGCCCAACCATAACCTCCGTCTGGAGGATCAACGTCCGTTGATTCTAACCGATTCTGTTTGGAGATAGCCATCACGACATCCGCGTTTGTTGGGTCAATACCTGCGCATGTGCAATTGATACTAGAGCAGTAATAAATTACTACTCTATGAAGTGGGAACAGTGGTTCTAATAACTTCTATGACTCAAGTTCGCCCTCGGTTGTTACATGAAGTTGCTGTGATCGACGTCAGTTAAACGGGTCGTCCTTGTAACACTGCGTAAATAACATTTCTATTCCCAACATGACGATCGATCGTACGTCCACGCTCATCGCTCATCAACAGTATCTTCTGATTTCGTGACGTAAAGTAGCTCAATATTAAAAACTCTTATATATTATGCATTTTCATCCAGTGCTTTCATCCAGTAATTACATATATGAACCGATCTCGGGGAAACGACAGCTCTAGGCGACAGCTACTATATATATGTCCCCGGTGTATATCTCCATAGAGTAGttacagtatcactatcaatTGCACATGCGCAGGTATTGACCCTACGAACTCGGATAACCTTTCTCGCACTGCATGCcttgtagtatagtatagctcGTTTGGTTTAATCTGTGTGAATAGCAATACGCGGTTTTGGTAAGGGAGCCGCCAGTAATTAAACGGGGAGGGCCGGGGAATGGGGGGTGGGTGGCCACTTTTCATAAATCGATTCTCCGGGGACGGCCATGATTTAGAGAATTCGtacaattatttacattttacagtaaCCAAATTACGACATTAAACCAGCGGTAAACTTATTTTGATCTAAGATATAAGGTGATAAGTGAAGGTAACAAAGTACACTTCATGTTCACGCAAGAACTGATTTTAAACAAGAATGAATTATTtttgatatcatcatcatcatcatcatcatctggtaGATACCACAAGTCCTTGTCTTTTGGTTGGGTGTTTATGAGGCCTAGCATAGTTCAGGCTCGGTCAATTCTGGACATTAAACTCAATTACTACTGAATATTCCAATAATCGATTTTATTTactctatttttaaaaattggaaTTTATGGATTTCTGATACGTTGatagtaaaaaaaacatgttcatCGTCgtcaatcatcatcattatcatcatcatcatcatcatcatcatcatcatcatcatcatcatcatcatcatcatcatcatcatcaataagTTTCAAATGATCATCGTCATGAACAACTGAAAATCGGTAAATGAATCCACTATTTCATAATAGATACAAGTTCTATTTAAATTGACTTGAAAAATCTGCAATAAAAGTGTCATCAAACTGCAAACTCCTTTGACATCCGTCTTCTATCTTCTGAAGTTTCCTTTTCCGTTGTCGGTTCAAAGGTCACTTTGTTTGATTCACGTTGTTGCCTGTATAAAACAATCAAGCTAGTCAGTATACAGACACTGtagatgaataaaatattatgtattgACTTATCTCGTTCGCTGTTTTCAAGAACGCTTTGTTGCTACTActttaaattgtaatattttatgaacagtgacaaataaaaatcaatagTAGTTTTCCAAAATGAATAATATCGAGATATTTTTTCAAGAAAGGATTATCAATTCATTTGGTTGATTTAAATGCATATGGGCCATCGTATCTAGCTGAATGGAATTGGTTTACACACAACACAAGAGAAAATGGTAATGtatacattaaaaaacaaactaaaaaaaaacaacatggtTAGATGTTCACCTTCTGTTGGCAAGTATAGCCTCATTCTTATGTTTGATAGACTCTGTTATCGGGaaaaaacatagaaatatgatAGACACCAGTGTCAGACAAATTGGTACGACTGACATTAAAATTCTCATTGTCATGCCCACTGAATTTGGTTGTACAGAAGCACCAGTCTCATACCCAGCAAATCTGTAAGAAGAAATAAATAGATCAATATTGACGTTAACACCTGGCGAAAACATTGAGACCAATTAAAACTAAGGTCAATCAATATACGAAATATATGGGCAAggtaatattttctgtttgtgaTAAATAACCTTCACTTatgttatagaaatatataatacTATTAATTCTGATCAAACTTTTTTACAAACTGTGCTGCCAACATCGAAATTAAAGGGTTCGTTCTGACGTAAATATTTTGACATCGCTTACAAGCAAACACTTCATTTATGCACCGATTACAAGATCGGTCTAGTTATGTCTTCAACCTAGTAAACAGAACGAGGTAGCCAATGGGATACTTGGAATCGATGACAGCCAATCAGCTTACATCAAGGGACGATACAATAGATACTGTAGAACAAATCCTTTGACAGATAATCAGTTGCTTACTAAAgatgatacattttatacagAGCAACAAAAACCCTTACCCGAGAACTAAAGTGGACATTCCTAACCCAAtaccattcaatagcttattaAAGGATTGGAAAAACGAGTAAAAGATGGCATCATTTCTCAGTCCTGTCTTTACTATGTAGTCATCTATGATATCTGGCATCATAgacctgtatatattaaaatacaaatataatatgatatatggttTTATCAGAAAATTGTcattataaatacaaattagTGTTCTATAATACTGAACGAAAGTGCAATGTTTACTAAAATTATTTATCAGTAAGCTCAtcataattattgaaaaataaacTTTCTATGGGATTATCCCGATGTGTAAGAAGGGAATATGTATCAATTTTAATCTCAGAGTGAAGATTACAACATCTTTCGAGTATCTGCTATTCTGTGAGAGGGAAAGCCACTCCTGGAAAGATAGGTATTATTTCACATCACAAAATTTTCGCTCGGTTGCCAGGAAAAAACCCTTCTACATAGCTAGGTTAAACTTGTTATAACTCAAGATTTCAGTTTATCTTCGTGTGGCACATAACGcttgtattttgattaaaattgaaGATACCGTGAAGAGTAAACAGCGTTTTacttaccatggcaacagatatAGACATGATGATGCTGCCCCCACTAGATAACATAAGATGAATGCAACGACTGTATTATTTTCAGGTAAGAAGAAAAGTGACGTCAGTATGGGAATAATTAGCTGTAAAGAAGAATACAATTACTAATCAAAGGCATTGTTGTGTTCATTTTTAATTACTTATTTCGTTTCTCGCTTCTTAACTTACATTTAAGTATAAATTAAATAACAACCACGTTAAAAGAAGCTGCCACATCAGCCGAGTTGCATTCTGTGAAAGTGTTCAGGTTTTCTGATTCGTTTGACACAAATCTTCCACAGGTGAAGACACAGTCAACACTACCGTGTTAATTGCGGTCTTCAATATcatatatgatattaataataatcGTCTTGAATATTGTCCCATATTACATCTACACCACTTCATTACGTGCCTACACCTTTTGTTTCATGAGTGCATTATTTACACGAGTGCATCGACATTGTGTAACATTGCACTTATCAGATGCAATATCCAGATATTACATTGGTCGAATTTAACTATGAGAGTCAGGATATAAAAGGTCAGTGTCCGACTTTCAAACTTACTTAGCATAGGAGAATGGTAAATATGGCCGACATTTGGTCAAGTAGTCAAGCTTGCGTAATATAGTAAATTgtgtatgtaccatattatcTGATATGTATGCCAGGTTTGGTTTTACTTAggttatcattttaaaaaaaagatggcGCTATCTGTCCATGGACAAAAAGATGGCCAATAATCGTATATTTTGCGATTTGGAATTCTCGTGTATAGTTATCATTGTTTATACATTCCCAAACAAAATAAAGGTTGacagatatgtaaatgtgatgGAGAAAATATCATCATACACGAGAATCCTTTGCTGCTTATACACTCCAAATTAGGACCTTACCAGTTGACCTATTCCTAACGTCTTCTTTTTACCAATCTTAGATAAAATCTTCTGCCACATAGGATTTGAAAGAACAAGTGATACCTATATGGATATGAACGTAAACATTATGTAAAATAATTCGCTGAGAAATTATCTACAAACACTAATCAAAGTATACTAACACCACAGctatgccaaaaaaaaaatgaaattgtctTCATACTTAAGATGGTGATATAGATGAGAAATGGGCATTTATATCGATGTTTAATAACTGGAACAACTTTATTGTAAATTGAATATCAACCACAAACAATTTAATAAACCAGGTATGTATCTGTACAAAGATAATTGCACATGTTTTAAAGTTTGTTAgtgtaaaattgtacataaGGTAATGATTTTTAAGTTAatgtaaaattgtacataaGGTAATGATTTTTAACATAAACTGAGTAAAGGCAAGTAATCACTGTGTCACGTCAAGCTCTCTGCAATAAGTGCATCTGTCACTCCCCATATGTTTCAACTTCAAATGGTATAAGCAGTTTGATTATCTGTTTTGAATTGTGATATATGTGACATATGATTACGTGATTACCAAATATGTTTACAAACCACTTCTCTGCACACTGTAACGAATTTGACCTCTTTGATTTGAAACAGTATGAAATATAAAAACTAGCTAGATAGTCACGAAGTTTACAAACTCACCTGAAAAATAATGAGGCCATAGTAGAACAAGTCAATATGCAGAGCATATAGTAAATACAGAGTCGTGTTACTAATTATCATCTGAAAGATAAGAACTTTATCATTCGTATAGTGTTCGACGTAGTAAAGATCATTTCGAGAAAATTTCCAGGATAGGCATTTACTCGAGCTACTTAAATGAAAAACGATGGTGCTTCCAAGTATCAAAatgatatgtgtgtatgtgtgtgtgtgtgtgtgtgtgtgtgtgtgtgtgtgtctgtgtgtctgtgtgtgtggtgtatatagtgtacacacatatataattcATATCTATTTTTGCTGTATATGTCAAGTTCAAGTATCAGCTGCACACATGATAATAATCAAAATCTTCAATACGAGGAAGGTAGTATTTAGCAAAGAAGTAAAACACCACTAAACTCACTTGTAGGGTCAGCAAACTAAACTGAAAGCAGGGAAGACCGATGATAAAAGGACGGTGTGAAAATACACTCTTTATGCTTGTCCACACATTATCTTCTCCTCCATGCTTTGAAGCGGAAATATCTAGATAACATAACACCCAAAAACGTCCTATTAGTcattaataaaaaatgaaataaacaattatcGTCTCTAACATTAGGGAAACCGCTGAATATTCTGCAGAAATATTTTTTGatgattgatatatatatatatatatctgtctgtgtgtctgtgtgtgtgtgtgtgtgtgagtctatattatacaatgatgtctgatgatcgcactatgcgtgaaacccCTAggtacaaccaagaaagagttccagaactaccaaaactatatatatatatatatatatatatatatatatatatatatatatatatatatatatatatatctatatctatatatatatatatatatatatatatatatacataatacctTTCTTCTCTTTGGTTCCAAGTATAACAATAAGACCACATACCAAACCCACACCAACAATAGTTCCAGCGGCAGCGATAAAGGTTACTTCCTGGAATTGGAGACAAAACATATAAAGTGTACACCACTAACACTTAATTATGTACGCTGAATCCAGCATAATGAAGAAGTGCATAAAACACTTAAACTCATTGTCCGTACTACTTGTAGACTGAAAGTATATGCCACATCGTCACACACatacccccacacacacatacacacgtgcatatatacatatatatatatatatatatatatatatatatatatatatatttataactcgTTGAGTATGAATCTGCtgagacagtgctctataccgcagtggcagagcataATAGTTTTAGTAGTTCttgaactctttcttggttgtaactcggaatTTCAAGCATAGTGCgatagttgtctgatgatcgcactatgcgtgaaattCCGAgtgacaaccaagaaagagttccagaactaccaaaactatatatgtgtgtgtgtgtgtgtgtgtgtgtgtgtgtgtgtgtgtgtgtgtgtgtgtgtgtgtgtctgtgtgtgtctgtgtgtgtgtgtataccaATATGTGCTCACCATCTGATTTCTTTCTAGTGGTGGTAAAGTTGAGTTTAATGTTTGATTtacattaatattcacaaaTGAGCCATCAGCGCTATCACTGTTTGCAGCTAAAAATTGTGACATAATGACATTTCCTAGCACTATTCCGATCACAGAAAATCCAATACCTACAAGAGACAACGACAACGTAGAAAGTATTAACAGGAAAGCAAACATAAAACTGAAGTAAACTGTTTCTTTTAGTGTAAGTTGTTGCTATGTTTATATATGAAACACTATATAAATTATTACCTTGACAAACGTTCTCCTAGATTTGTGCAGTCATTCTTGATTTACTTTGGAAATAGCATCGAAAAATTAGAGTTGAATTTAATGTTGACAGACTTATTTGATCTCGTGTAAATACTCATCAATACTTGAGTATACTCGAGTCTGAGTTAATACTGAATATATACAACTAGTTTTTCGCAGCAAACCAGAGTCGCCCGAAACTTTTGTCCAAAGCAATGAGAACACATGTCCGTAAAACGTTATGCGTGTAATGTTACAGCGAATATTAATTGGTCGAGACATCAGCGAGGAATTGATGTTACAGATAGCAGGGGTGTAAGTATTGTATGGAAGAGCACCATTTTATCATGTAAACCTTTAAGCAGGTAAATTGAAATCAAATGACAATCGTTTAAAACTGACTTATAACGTTACCAGTGATGTCATAGGATGGATGAAAAATACCTCCTGAACATAGATCACTAAATGCATCGTTTGTACGTAGTACTTACGGTATGCCGTGGCTGAATCACGGTCCTGTTGGTTATTACTCAGaaacatagtaagagatacgTAGGGAAGATTATAACACTAAATGAATCAAAAGAAAGATGATAGGTATGACAGCTATACTGAGATTTTTAAAGGGTGACATTGGAACTGACATTGGGAAACAGAATGTGTTAATAAATCCTGTATGCATGAAATTCAGCGCTTGGGAGAACTCTTGTCAAAATATCAATTCTCTTATTTCATTAGTAATATCAATGTATGAGTTATAAATAGCTAATAAATACTTATATGATTTATATTAATTGTATGATGTAGGGGAAAATAAGAACATAATATTAGAAATAGGAA
It includes:
- the LOC144445827 gene encoding sodium-dependent lysophosphatidylcholine symporter 1-like, which gives rise to MGKEKREEKQAILEKERPSTTTDDNKPLDTLSKLSYGVGGMTFLVLAGVLCSYLPLFLLEVAMIKPAHASVVLFGGRAWEAIANPICGIFVNKLDSRFGKMKPWIVCSLPFVLLSYFLIWVVPGVSNDLKFVYYIFIYCAHLTFITCYNLPYVSLTMFLSNNQQDRDSATAYRIGFSVIGIVLGNVIMSQFLAANSDSADGSFVNINVNQTLNSTLPPLERNQMEVTFIAAAGTIVGVGLVCGLIVILGTKEKKDISASKHGGEDNVWTSIKSVFSHRPFIIGLPCFQFSLLTLQVSLVLSNPMWQKILSKIGKKKTLGIGQLLIIPILTSLFFLPENNTVVAFILCYLVGAASSCLYLLPWSMMPDIIDDYIVKTGLRNDAIFYSFFQSFNKLLNGIGLGMSTLVLGFAGYETGASVQPNSVGMTMRILMSVVPICLTLVSIIFLCFFPITESIKHKNEAILANRRQQRESNKVTFEPTTEKETSEDRRRMSKEFAV